The DNA sequence TGAAGAAATACCAATCAATCAGAAATACAGTATACCTGTAGACTTTTTAAAGCAATACAACGTGCCTGATGAAACAGGCTATAAACAGGAGATAGCAAAAAATTCTGAACTATTGGTTAATACACTGCGGGACTTTGGTATTGAATCAAAAGTTGTCAATGTGAACCGTGGGCCGGTCATTACATTGTATGAACTGCAGATAGCTCCGGGTATTAAAGTTAATAGAATTGTTGGCCTTGCTGATGATATTGCTATGGCACTTGCCGCTTCTCGTGTTCGAGTGGTGGCACCAATCCCTGGCAAAAAGGCCATTGGCGTAGAGATCCCCAACAAAGTGCGCGAGACAGTGACATTGAAAGATATTATTGCCTCACCTGAATATGCCCATCAACAGGGGCGACTCAAAGTGGGACTGGGCAAGGATATCATGGGAAAACCGGTGGTCATTGATATAAAAAAATTGCCACATCTGCTTATTGCCGGAGCAACGGGAGCTGGCAAATCCGTATGTGTCCATTCCATCATAACAAGTTTGGTGTATAACTATGATCCAAACTATGTGCGCTTTATCATGGTTGACCCAAAACTTGTTGAGCTACAGATATACAATGGCATTCCCCATCTGCTTACCCCGGTTATCATTGAGCCATTCATGGTACCAAAAGCACTTAAGTGGACCATGATGGAGATGGAACGGCGCTACTACCTTCTTTCGGAATATAACACTCGTGACATTGATCGCTACAACCAGATGGTTGAGCGCAATAAGACCGGCGAATACCTGCCCTATATTGTCATCATCATGGATGAGCTAGCCGATTTAATGATGGTTGCTGCCAAAGAAATAGAAGGCTACATTACCCGCATTGCACAAAAAGCCCGCGCAGTGGGTATTCACTTAGTGCTGGCAACCCAGCGTCCATCGGTTGATATCATCACCGGCATCATCAAAGCAAACTTCCCTGCCCGCATTGCATTTCAGGTTGCACAGAAGACTGACTCACGTACCATCATTGATCAGAATGGGGCCGAAAAGCTTTTAGGTAAGGGCGATATGCTCTATCAGTCGCCAATGAGTTCTTTTCCTATTCGTATTCAGGGAGCATTTATTTCAGAGGATGAGCTATCATCAATAGTTGCTTTTCTTAAAAAGATAGCAAAGCCACGGTATGTTGATATTGAACAAAGCCTGGTAGAATTTGAAGATGATGACGAAGAAGGCGAAGATGAGCTTTTCATTGAAGCGGTGAAGATAGTTGAAACCACAAAAAAAGCTTCGGCTTCATATCTTCAGCGCAGGCTTTCCATTGGTTACAATCGTGCTGCACGTATCATTGAGCGCATGGAAGAGTTAGGCTATATTGGCCCTCAGCAGGGAAGCAAGCCTCGTGAAGTATATATATAAAAAATTTTAAGTGACTTTTTTTTCCCCATATATTATTATATCTTTATACTATCACTTTTATAAATGATAGTATATACATGGTATTGTATGTGTTTACCATGCGGGCTTATGGTATAGGCAATTTGATAATCCTTTTATAAATGATGAATATGAAAAAGTTGTTAACCTTACCCATAGCACCTCTTCTACACGGGGAGACGGTTGCTTAGCCTATCGAAGCATGGTTGCTGAGCCCTTCGATAAACTCAGGGACCATCTATCGAAGCACGGTTGCTCATATTGTTCAAAGCAGGTGATGAAGTGAATCTATATTGTTTCAGGTAATAATTTAAAGACGTTCATTACATACTATGTGAGGCGCTGTATGAAATATACCAAACAAATCACTTTTATTGTCATTATTATTATGGCAATAGCCCTTTCTGTCAGTGCAATACCTGGCAAGAAAGTAATAGGCGTTACTGCATTTACCAATCTGTCAAAAGACAAAACGTTTGACTGGCTGTGTATTGGTATTGCTGATACCATATCCTATAAACTGCGTAATGTTCAGGAATATATACTGGTAGACAGAGTAAACGTTGATAAAATTATTGGCGAGCTACAGCTTTCCCAATCCGGGCTCATTGATGAAAATACTGTTGAGGCCGGTAAAGCCTTAGGTGCCAATATTCTTGTTGTTGGCAATTTCCAGAAATTTGGCAACCAGATACGCATCACAGCAAAGATCGTAGATGTACAATCGCACGCTGTCATCAATCAGGTTCAGGTTACAGGCTCATTGAATGATATATTCAACCTGCAGGATTCGCTGGCACTGGGAATCATTGAAAAGAATGATACTACTATCACAACCGAAACAAAAACAAAAATTGTACAGAACGATACCAATAACATCAGTGCATACGAATACTTTGTTCGTGGGCAAAAGTTTTTGCTATATCAGTTAGATTATTCTAAAGCCATAGAAATGTATCAGAAGGCAATATCTATTGACCCCAACTATGCAATAGCCTATGCAGGTTTGGGTAAAGCATATTCGCTGCGTTCATGGGAACTCAGGGAATATCATAACACCACCGATCCCACACTCATTGAAAAATCCTTTCAGAGTAGCAAAAAAGCTTTATCCCTTAATCCAAATTTAGATGAAGCCCATCTGTCACTTGCCCGCTATTATCAGGAAGTGGACCAGGGGAAAGTACCCAATAAATGGACTTTGTGTGAAGATGAAACCCGCAAAGCACTAGAAATTAACCCCAATAATGGCGAGGCATATCTGCTCTTGAGCAAAATTTATGCCTACGATATACCCAAATCAGAAATGTATTTAAAGCAGGCAATTGAAAAGAACAAATTTTTAGTAGATGCCCACAACAATTTAGGGATTATTTATTTAGACCGTGGCGATTTAGACACTGCTTTTTCATATATTAAAAATGCCATCGATATAGATGAAAATTACGTTATTGGCTATATGAATTTAGGCGTTATATATGAAAAACGAGGCCAGTATGATAAGGCACTGGAAATGTATAAGATGGCAGTATCAAAATACCCCAATTATATTCTGGGACTGCGTAACTTAGGTATAGGCTATCGCAATTTAAACAGGCTTGATGAAGCGTTAGATGCCTTTAACAAAGCGTTGAAACTAAAAAAGGATGATGCACAAACATTAAGCGAGATTGGGTATGTGTATCTGTTAAAAGCTGATTACACTAAAGCTATCGATTACTTTAAACAATCGCTAAAGTATGATCCTTCATATCGTTATAGCTTAGCTAATTTAGGATGGTGTCTGGTGCAGCAAGGTAAATACAATGATGCCATCCCGTATTTAGAGAAAGCACACAATGACAACAGAGATTATGCGTGGCCGGCAGGATATTTAGGATGGTTGTATGAAAACAAATTTCAGGATTACAATAAGGCCCTTTATTGGTATGGCGAGGCATTAAAGCGTGATCCCAATAATCAGGACTATCGCAATGCATATAACCGTTTATCAGGTTACTATCGCTAAACTATACTGTATGTATTGTGAGTTATGAAAGAGGCTCTGTATTATACAAAACACGGTGAGGATGCGGTGCAATGTGTGCTGTGTCCTCACAACTGCATTATAAAAGAAGGAAAGAGTGGTATTTGCAATGCCCGACAGAATACAGGGGGGAAATTATATTCATTAATTTATGAAAAACCCTGTGCTACCCATGTTGACCCAATAGAAAAAAAGCCGCTATACCATTTTCTGCCGGGAAGCAGATCCTTTTCCCTTGGCACAGTTGGCTGTAATTTAAAATGCATGCACTGCCAGAACTGGGAACTATCAACTAGCTCCCCCAATGATGTGTACTGTCATACGCTCACAGCAGATGACTGCGTTAAATTGGCAATTCAGTATGAATGCCAGTCAATATCGTACACCTACAATGAACCCAGCATAAACATTGAATACGTTCTTGAAACAGCTGTCAAGGCTCATGATAAGGGAATTAAGAATGTCATGGTTACCAATGGATTTATCAACGAAGAGCCATTACGTGATCTTTACAGACATATTGATGCAGCAAATGTTGATCTGAAAGCTTTTGATGATGACTTTTATAAAAAAATTTGCAAGGCACGCTTAGAACCGGTATTAAAAACATTAACTATTCTTAAAGAGATGAATGTATGGATTGAGGTTACCAACCTGGTTATCCCCACACACAACGATGATGTAACCATGATTCAAAAGCTTGTGGATTGGTTTGTTCACAATTTAGGTACCGATGTCCCGCTGCATTTCACAGCCTTTTACCCTGCACACAAATTGACAAATGTCCCCCCTACACCTTTCAGGGTGTTGAAACAGGCGTATGACATTGCGTATAAAGCCGGTATTAAATTTATATATTTAGGCAATGTCCGCGAACGCTCGGTTACCCGCTGTCCATCGTGTGGCCGTGACCTTGTTGTACGTAGTGGATTCAACGTGATGCGCACCAACCTTCATGACGGGAAATGTATATGCCAAACACCCATACCAGGGGTGTGGCGATAGTTACTATGAATGAGCTTCAACCTGGTACAACTCATCCTTGACGGGCAAGGCTTTCCGTAGATTCTTTATATATGGATAAAGATCCCCTGCTTCAACATAATAATCACATTCATCCATTGTACGCCGTGCAACGGTAAAATATTTGTGAACCTTTTCTTCGCCAGATCGCTTCAGCCACTGTTTCTTATTGCATCGTACACGTAACACAAAGGTTTTATTATCACCTTCATAATGCCTGAAAACAGTACAGTGCATGCAATTGGCACAAAAGACCTTATTTTCTTCCATGTATCAACTCCTGACAGGTATAGTATCTATATGTATGAAAATACTTCAACTGGTATGTTTTAGTTAATATAGCATATTTTGAAAAAAAATCAAGCATTGTATTGGTGGTTTATGACAATTGTCAGCATGGGTTTTTTTTGCAAGCATTTTTTTGGGGAATCTTGAATCTGCAATATTTTTTACCGGTGTATGTTGCATCTATTCTTGACAAATAGTAATTGTAGATAATACTTTCTGGTAGAAAGGGGGTACACTATGACAACGCTTACTACCTTGCATAATTACGGCAGCACAACAATTTTGCTGACAGATGCGCTTCTGGTAATAGATATGCAGTACGACTTTATGCCGGGTGGCTCATTGCCAGTTGCGGAAGGCAACTCTATAGTAAAGTCTATAGCACAGTTAATGGAAAAATTCTTTGCAAAAGGTGCCACCGTTGTATGCACACAGGACTGGCATCCCAAGAATCACCGCTCATTTGCATCATCCCACGGCAAACAACCCTACGACCCTATACAGGAGGCTGGCCTGGGACCGGTGCTGTGGCCTGATCACTGTGTCATAGGCTCAAAAGGGGCAGAGCTTCATCACGATCTTTCTGTACAATACTGCCACCTCATTGTGCGAAAAGGCTACAACATACACATTGATAGCTATTCAGCTTTTCTTGAAAATGATAAACAAACACCAACGGGGCTATCGGGATATCTTTCAAGCCGAGGTGTAAAACGTATATTTTTGTGTGGACTTGCGTTTGACTACTGTGTGCATTTTAGTGCGGTTGACGGCGCCAGTGCAGGTTTTGAAGCAGTGGTAATTACTGATTGCACAAAAGCAGTCAACTCACCAGCTACAAGCGTGGATGACGCCATTGCTAATATGAAAGCTCACAATGTCAAATTTTGCACATCAGCTGACCTGTCATTCTAATGGCAACTCAACGGTAAACTCAGCATACTGCCCCACCGCTGAGTTTGCATAGATTCTGCCATTGTGCAGGTACACAATATTCCACGTCACAAAAAGCCCAATGCCCGATCCTTTGCGGGCAAGGAGTTCGTCCGTTTCAATGCGTGAAAATCGTTTGAATAATTTATGCTTCTCTGTTTCAGGAAATCCAGGGCCAGTATTCCACACGCTGATTCTGCATAGAGTGCCTTCTTTTTTTACGGTTATGCGCACAGTACCGCTATCACTATTGTACTTAATGGCATTGCTTAAAAGATTGTGCATTACAATCTTCATAGCATCGGGATCGCACTGTAGCTGTACATCCTCGTAGTGTTTTTCAACTGTTATATGTTTTGCATCAGCCTGGGGCTGCACAATGGCAAGTGCAGGTTCAATAATATCATGTGCGATAGTTACTGTTGATTTGCGTATTGGCATTGAACCAGTCTCAAGACGGGCTAAGTTCAAATATTCATTTACTATCGTTAACAGATATTCTGCTTGCACAAGAATACGATCAATGGTGTTTTTGCAATGCTCAGGGATTTCCCCAAAATACCCCTGCTTGAGTGTGGTACCTAACGTTACTATAGATGAAAGCGGACTTTTTAGCTCATGGGTTACAAACGATAGCATCTCCATGTATGCGTTTATTGCCTGGGTCAATTGCTCTATACGGTATGCTTTTTCAACAGCCTGGCTCAACCGCTCTATCATTGCCTGATGCAGTGCAATTTCCCTTTTTCCATACATATTCTTTTTACGGGAACTTCTGAACAACACTCCCACAATGCGCCCTTCCACATACAGGGGGCAGGTCATGCTTGACATCACTCCTTCTTTTAAAAGCAGCCATGTTGACTGGCTTTCAGGATTTTTTTTGTAATATTCTTCTAAGTCATTGATGATTCGTGGCATTTTATCCTGAAATATTTTTTCAAGAGAACTTCCCTTAAGGTCGGCAGTATATCCTTTATCTAAATACAGAGGGCTGTATGATGCTACCACGTGATACAGTGTTAACCGTTTACCATCATCTGAAAATGCAATGCCAATCCTGTCGCAGGGCATAATATGTTGTGTTTCTTTAAAGAAATATTCTATGATGTCAATCAGTGACTGCCCTGAAGCTATCTTTTGATTTATTGTATCAAGGGCTTTAACTTCTTCTGGTGTTAAAACAATTTCTTCACCTTTATCCTGTATATAAGAAATTGTGTCACGCTTCTCCATGCATATTCCTCATTGTTTTTTTAGCTACTCTTACAGGAGCTATACAATTATGCAAGGTTTTTATGTATTCGTATGCCCTTCTTATTCTATTCAATTAATTTATACATTTGATGGTATTGGTGCGGTATCCATATAGTGCTTTGCAATGATGAGGCGTTGTATCTCGCTTGTCCCTTCGTAGATAGTAGTGACGCGCACATCACGGTACAGACGCTCAACAGGATATTCTTTGGTGTAGCCATAGCCCCCCAGTATCTGCATGGCATCATAACAGGCTTTATTTGCCGCCTCAGTGGCAAAAAGTTTTGCCATTGAAGCTTCCTTCATAAACGGCATACCATGTTCTTTTTTATATGCAGCCTGAAGTAACAATAGGCGTGCGGCTTCAAGATGAGTGTAGTTGTCGGCAATCATCCACTGTATTGCCTGATTGTGTATAATGGGTTTGTCAAACTGTATGCGCTCCTTTGCATAGCTGGTTGCATAATCCATGGCAGCAAGACCAATCCCCAGTGCCATAGAACCAATGCCAATACGCCCGCCACCTAACTCACGCACCGCTATCCTGAATCCATCATTGAGTGTACCTAATAGATTTTCTTTTGGAACTTTGCAGTTATCAAGAATTATCTCATTGGTAGAAGAGCCCACTTGTCCCATTTTATGTTCATCCCTGCCAACAATAAATCCTTCAAAATGTGGCTCCACTAAAAATGCACTGATGCCCCTACCTTTAGGTGCATTTTTATTGGTAACAGCCCACACCACAAATACCCCTGCATACTCAGCACTGGTTATGAATACCTTTTTTCCATTGAGCATCCAAAAATCTCCACTATCCGTTGCCGTTGTTTTCATTGCTGCAGGGTCAGAGCCTGCCTCTGCCTCAGTCAGGCCAAAGCTCCCTGCATAAAAGCTACCATTGCAAAGTGGAGGAATATACCGTTGCTTCTGCTCTTCTGTCCCCACTGATTGTATTACCTCTGCCACCATATTGGTTACCGAAGTTGTCACAGCAGTAGCTGCACAAGCTTTGCCAAGTTCTGTCATCACCAGTGAAAATGCAACACTACCTGCGCCCGTGCCCCCATACCGTGGGTCAACAGCAATGCCGTTAAAACCTAACGCCGCCAGTTTTTTCAGGTTGGATTTCAAAATCTTTCTGTCTTTTGATGTATCCAGTGTGGAAGCAACTGGTTCAAGTTCCTGTTTTGCAAATTTAGCAGCTGTTTCCTGAATGATTTGTTGTTCCTGCGTTAAACTGAAATTCATTGGCTCACCTCTTTTATGTGTAATCGTAAAACCCTTTGCCGGTTTTTCGCCCCAACCAGCCTGATTCAACATAGCGCCTGAGGAGCGGGCACGGCCTGTATTTTGAATCCTTAAACCCCTCATAAAGTGTTTCCATAATAGCTAAACATGTATCAAGCCCAATTAGGTCAGCCAGTGCCAGTGGCCCCATAGGATGGTTCATTCCTAATTTCATCACCGTGTCTATGGACTCCCGTGTTCCTACCCCTTCGTACAGGCTATATATGGCTTCATTAATCATTGGCATGAAGATGCGGTTAGAAATAAATCCCGGATAATCATGAGCTTCAGCTGGTGTCTTCCCTAATTTGAGCGATAGTTCCCATGTTACATCAAATGTTTCCTGCGATGTGGGTAACGCCCGTATAATCTCAACAAGCTTCATGACCAGTACTGGATTCATAAAATGCATCCCAATAACCTTATCCGGGCGCTTTGTCACTGCAGCAATTCGGCC is a window from the Spirochaetota bacterium genome containing:
- a CDS encoding tetratricopeptide repeat protein; amino-acid sequence: MKYTKQITFIVIIIMAIALSVSAIPGKKVIGVTAFTNLSKDKTFDWLCIGIADTISYKLRNVQEYILVDRVNVDKIIGELQLSQSGLIDENTVEAGKALGANILVVGNFQKFGNQIRITAKIVDVQSHAVINQVQVTGSLNDIFNLQDSLALGIIEKNDTTITTETKTKIVQNDTNNISAYEYFVRGQKFLLYQLDYSKAIEMYQKAISIDPNYAIAYAGLGKAYSLRSWELREYHNTTDPTLIEKSFQSSKKALSLNPNLDEAHLSLARYYQEVDQGKVPNKWTLCEDETRKALEINPNNGEAYLLLSKIYAYDIPKSEMYLKQAIEKNKFLVDAHNNLGIIYLDRGDLDTAFSYIKNAIDIDENYVIGYMNLGVIYEKRGQYDKALEMYKMAVSKYPNYILGLRNLGIGYRNLNRLDEALDAFNKALKLKKDDAQTLSEIGYVYLLKADYTKAIDYFKQSLKYDPSYRYSLANLGWCLVQQGKYNDAIPYLEKAHNDNRDYAWPAGYLGWLYENKFQDYNKALYWYGEALKRDPNNQDYRNAYNRLSGYYR
- a CDS encoding 3-hydroxybutyryl-CoA dehydrogenase, producing MKINDIKTIGIAGAGQMGSGIACVAAVSGFSVILYDVTEELALKGITYINGVLSKDVTKGKITQDAMQNIMEKVRATSEFKEFARADFVVEAATENQEIKLKIFKDLDTICRPHVICATNTSSIPIGRIAAVTKRPDKVIGMHFMNPVLVMKLVEIIRALPTSQETFDVTWELSLKLGKTPAEAHDYPGFISNRIFMPMINEAIYSLYEGVGTRESIDTVMKLGMNHPMGPLALADLIGLDTCLAIMETLYEGFKDSKYRPCPLLRRYVESGWLGRKTGKGFYDYT
- a CDS encoding DNA translocase FtsK, with the protein product MSNRVTEILCVVLWGFAVIVFLSLATFHISDYDALFTMPVQNILGPAGVVLAQILRISFGIASYFVVAILLLTGWGLIKYKSLEPVLEHIFAITFAMVSASLLVTIIQPETIAPFAGGVVGLALYHVLTSVMGFTGAWIATILLVLISLILLGIVSISYLFDSQRFNSLAKVAALLYTKIILFKHRDSIPLLDIQSFNTEKKLPWITRTKITLYGKTPVHKPKLIEYDNILTYKGDSSYYRNNDYPDDLKIINTHTASAESTTMHNSNHSVIDSSTTESKEATTQVATVTNAVIELPQENDKQDEHVPIVIETNSSDIDEHTDEDEEYEYDDETITEEDMVARNIFEEIPINQKYSIPVDFLKQYNVPDETGYKQEIAKNSELLVNTLRDFGIESKVVNVNRGPVITLYELQIAPGIKVNRIVGLADDIAMALAASRVRVVAPIPGKKAIGVEIPNKVRETVTLKDIIASPEYAHQQGRLKVGLGKDIMGKPVVIDIKKLPHLLIAGATGAGKSVCVHSIITSLVYNYDPNYVRFIMVDPKLVELQIYNGIPHLLTPVIIEPFMVPKALKWTMMEMERRYYLLSEYNTRDIDRYNQMVERNKTGEYLPYIVIIMDELADLMMVAAKEIEGYITRIAQKARAVGIHLVLATQRPSVDIITGIIKANFPARIAFQVAQKTDSRTIIDQNGAEKLLGKGDMLYQSPMSSFPIRIQGAFISEDELSSIVAFLKKIAKPRYVDIEQSLVEFEDDDEEGEDELFIEAVKIVETTKKASASYLQRRLSIGYNRAARIIERMEELGYIGPQQGSKPREVYI
- the pncA gene encoding bifunctional nicotinamidase/pyrazinamidase, producing the protein MTTLTTLHNYGSTTILLTDALLVIDMQYDFMPGGSLPVAEGNSIVKSIAQLMEKFFAKGATVVCTQDWHPKNHRSFASSHGKQPYDPIQEAGLGPVLWPDHCVIGSKGAELHHDLSVQYCHLIVRKGYNIHIDSYSAFLENDKQTPTGLSGYLSSRGVKRIFLCGLAFDYCVHFSAVDGASAGFEAVVITDCTKAVNSPATSVDDAIANMKAHNVKFCTSADLSF
- the amrS gene encoding AmmeMemoRadiSam system radical SAM enzyme; translation: MKEALYYTKHGEDAVQCVLCPHNCIIKEGKSGICNARQNTGGKLYSLIYEKPCATHVDPIEKKPLYHFLPGSRSFSLGTVGCNLKCMHCQNWELSTSSPNDVYCHTLTADDCVKLAIQYECQSISYTYNEPSINIEYVLETAVKAHDKGIKNVMVTNGFINEEPLRDLYRHIDAANVDLKAFDDDFYKKICKARLEPVLKTLTILKEMNVWIEVTNLVIPTHNDDVTMIQKLVDWFVHNLGTDVPLHFTAFYPAHKLTNVPPTPFRVLKQAYDIAYKAGIKFIYLGNVRERSVTRCPSCGRDLVVRSGFNVMRTNLHDGKCICQTPIPGVWR
- a CDS encoding GAF domain-containing sensor histidine kinase yields the protein MEKRDTISYIQDKGEEIVLTPEEVKALDTINQKIASGQSLIDIIEYFFKETQHIMPCDRIGIAFSDDGKRLTLYHVVASYSPLYLDKGYTADLKGSSLEKIFQDKMPRIINDLEEYYKKNPESQSTWLLLKEGVMSSMTCPLYVEGRIVGVLFRSSRKKNMYGKREIALHQAMIERLSQAVEKAYRIEQLTQAINAYMEMLSFVTHELKSPLSSIVTLGTTLKQGYFGEIPEHCKNTIDRILVQAEYLLTIVNEYLNLARLETGSMPIRKSTVTIAHDIIEPALAIVQPQADAKHITVEKHYEDVQLQCDPDAMKIVMHNLLSNAIKYNSDSGTVRITVKKEGTLCRISVWNTGPGFPETEKHKLFKRFSRIETDELLARKGSGIGLFVTWNIVYLHNGRIYANSAVGQYAEFTVELPLE
- a CDS encoding acyl-CoA dehydrogenase family protein yields the protein MNFSLTQEQQIIQETAAKFAKQELEPVASTLDTSKDRKILKSNLKKLAALGFNGIAVDPRYGGTGAGSVAFSLVMTELGKACAATAVTTSVTNMVAEVIQSVGTEEQKQRYIPPLCNGSFYAGSFGLTEAEAGSDPAAMKTTATDSGDFWMLNGKKVFITSAEYAGVFVVWAVTNKNAPKGRGISAFLVEPHFEGFIVGRDEHKMGQVGSSTNEIILDNCKVPKENLLGTLNDGFRIAVRELGGGRIGIGSMALGIGLAAMDYATSYAKERIQFDKPIIHNQAIQWMIADNYTHLEAARLLLLQAAYKKEHGMPFMKEASMAKLFATEAANKACYDAMQILGGYGYTKEYPVERLYRDVRVTTIYEGTSEIQRLIIAKHYMDTAPIPSNV